The genomic stretch ACGTTTAAAGCGGAGAGCTCATTCATCGTCGTCCTCCGACGGAATAACCCAGATAGCCAGGGCATCCAGACTTCCGAGGACCTCGGTTCGATCTTCCAGACGGACCTCGACATCCTTTCCCCTGCCGTCGTCCAGCCTCTTTATCTCCTCTCCGGGCAGAAACCCCCTATCCCTGAGGGCGGTCCTCTTGGGACCCGAGGCGGTTATACGAAGGACCTTGGCTCTCTGTCTCGGCAGAAGCATCGTGAGGGGAATGGAGAGATGTTCCGGCGAGGCTACGAAATTCTCCATAGCCGCTATCCAACCGCGCCCCTCGGCTTTGGAGCGACAGCAGAAATCGACGAAGGCGGCAAGACGCCGTTCGGTGGTAGAGTCGAGACAGTGCTCGGCGGCACAGGCCATCTCCTCGGCGATAGGGTCCTCCACCCCCAAGATCTCGGAGAAGAGAAAGGTCATGTGCTGATGTCTTCTGTAGGTCTCCAGGGCCTTCTCCCTGCCCTCCCTGGTGAGCTCGATCTTTCCGTATCTCTGGTGGTCCAGAAGCCCTATATCGACCATCTTGCGGACAGCCACGACCACCGTGGCCTTTCGGACTCCCAGACGGGAGGCAAGCTCGGTCACGGAAGGGACCGAGCCCTCCAGCTCTATCTCAAGAACGGTCTCCAGATAATCCTCTATACGCTCAGTTATGGCCATGCCGTCACCGCTTTCTAAAATGTTCTATCCTGAGAATACCCAAGTGGAGTTACGGTGTCAAACCTCTAGGGGAACCGAACAATAAGAAAGCTCCCGAGGGCGTTCCCGGGAGCTTTGGATCATGCGATCTACAGGTAAGGGCATCCCTCTATCCTGAAAAGATGGGGACCCTTGGGCCTGGTCAGGTTCTCCGGAGGCTTTCTTCCCATGTAGTCGAAGATTATCCAGCCTCGGTCGTGGTCTATCCGTAGACACCACTCGGGGCACCTGGCGGAAAGAGTATGCTCGGTAAGCCCCTTCAGAAAACGGTCAACCTCCCTGAAGACGTGAGCGAAAGCTCTCTTGAATTCCTCCCAAGAGAGTGAAACGACCTGGATCAATAGGACCACCTCCCATGGCAGAATAACAGCCACAGGAGATGACAGTCAAGCTCAGAGGCTCCCTTTCCGTAGATGTGCCTATGGATCAAGGCCCTCTTTTCTGGTATAAACGTTTACTGAACGCAAATATTTTTTCTTGGAGGTAACGAATGTGAAGAAAAAGAACATCGTACTGGCTTTGACACTGACGGTCGCCCTCAGCGGTGCGGCTTTCGCGGCGGACGAGAAAAAAGACGAAATTCTCGCCAAGGTAGGCCCCGAGACGGTCACTCAGGCGGATTTCGACGAGGTGATGGCAGGAGCTCAGCCCAACCAGGCAGCCTACTTCGGCACCCCCGAGGGCAAGAGGGCACTGGTGGAGGACATGGCCGACTCGGTGCTCTTCTACCTCTGGGGAAAGGACAACAAGCTGACCGAGACGGAGAAGTACAAAGAGACCATGGCCGAGCTGGAAAAGAGGGTTCTGGCCGGAATGGCCATGGAGAAGGTCCTCTCCGGCGCCAAGGTATCCGACGAGGAGGTCAAAAAGTTCTACGACGATCACAAGGCGGCCTTCAAGGTTCCCGAATCGGTAAAGGCCAGCCATATACTGATACAGGTTTCCAAGGACGCCGGAAACGATCTGTGGAAAAAGGCCAAAAAAGAGGTAACCAAGATCCGTAAGGATATCCTGGCCGGCAAGGTCAGCTTCGAGGACGCCGCCAAGAGGGACTCGGACTGCCCCTCCAAATCCAGAGGCGGAGATCTGGGCTTCTTCACCGAGGGACAGATGGTTCCCGAGTTCGAGAAGGCAGCATTCGCAACCAAGATCGGAGACATCAGCGATCCGGTCAAAACCCAGTTCGGCTACCACATAATAAAGGTGACCGACCATAAGGACGCCTCCGAACAGCCTTTCGACGAGGTGAAAGACGGAATCCGCCAGCAGCTTCTCCAGCAGAAGCAGAGGGACACCCTGTCGGAGTACGTGGACAAGTTGAAGAAGACCTACAAGGTCGAGATCCTTCTCCCCGAGCCCAAAGAGGTGTCGGCGGACAAGAAATAAATAAAGACAACAAATATAAAAAAGGTCGGAGGGACCCCGAGTTCGGGGCCCCTCCGACTTTATGTTTAAATCGATTACTCCGTGGTGTCTTGGTCGCCTATAACCTGTTTGAGCAAGTTCTCCAGGATCTGCTGCTTCACCTGATCTCCGGCGTCGGTCTCCTCCCCTCCGCCCTCTCCGGTGGGTATGTCGATCTGTATCCTTATCTTGGTCTCGCCGCCCTTTCCGTTGGTCGGCAGGCCGGTTCCGAGCCCTCCTAGACCGCCTTTCTCACCGATTTTGAGGTCCGATATGACCGGGGAATCCCAGCCCCCTCCCACGTGGAGACTTATCTCCCTGAAGTCTTTGGCCGAGTATCCCCCGACTATTCCCGCCAGAAGGTCCGTAGCCAGCGATCTGGGATCCTTGATGTTCTCTATGGTGGCCTCCAGGAGGCTTCTCATGGCTCCTAGAAGGGCGTTGAGGGCCTTCAGGTTAACCTCTCCGGAACAGCTCAGGTCCAGAGATTCCCTTTTATCTCCCATGGAGTTGGACTCGCTTCTCCAGGCCGATCCGCTGACGTCGAGGTATCGATAGAAATCGTCGCCGGGCCAGGCGGAGGCTCTGCTCCCCGGAAGTATGTACAGCTCCTGACCGTCTATGTTAAAGCTAGCCGCCAGGTCCTTGATCCTGAGAGGAGCTCCCTTGGTGACCGGGGTCAGGACGGAGAAGTCGATAAGCTCCACCGACCTTCCTCTAAGAAAACCGGTTACGTTGAAGAGAAAGGCCCTCCCTGCGACTCCGGATAGGTCCAGTTTCAGGTCGGCGTCGCCAGAGATGGTCCCGGGGAGATCGGCCCCGTCCTCCAGGAGAGGCTTCACGTCTATGCCCTTCACCTCGACCTTGCCCTTCCAGGAATTTCTAGTCAGGTCCACCGATAGATCCACGTCTCCCCTGCCCCCGTACATCTCGGCCTTGCCGCCGGATACCTTAAGGGAAGGGCCATCTACCTTCAGAGGCAGAGAGACCGACCGGATCTTCACCCCGTGAGTCGACAATTCCCGAGACGAGGCATTGCCCGAGGCTGAGACCTTTCCGTCTTTCCAGGAGCCGGACATATTAAGGTCCACTCGGCCGTCCACCACTCCCTCAAGGTTCGGCGCCAAAGATGACAGAAGTACGTCACCTCCGGAAGCGTCGAACTCCAATCCCCAGCCCGAGTCGTAAGGCTTCACGTCGCAGGAGGCCTGCACCCGCCGGTCTCCGAAAAGACTGGAGGCCTGGAAGGAGAGGTCGTCGTCCCTGCCCAGAAAACCTCCGAGGTCGACGCTGGCGAAGGCCATGTTACCCACCTGTAGCCGTGGAGCCTTACCCTGTGCGTATAGCTTGGGCTTATCGAGAGGGCCTAGAAGGTGAATCTTGCCGAAAAGGGTCCCTCCCATCTCGATGTCCTTCGGCATTATGCTCCTTATGTCCAGTCCCCTAACCGAGGCCTCCAGGTCGAGGGCACCGACGTCCTTCCCCGACGGCAACCTCACCCATCCTCCTCCCTTGAGGGGGAAACCACCCATCAGTCCCTTGAGAGAGGCATCGATCCGATCCTTGCCGCTCTTCAACGACAGAGATAGCTTCTCCAAGGGAAGGCTCTCCAGGTCCAGCCTGTCGGTCCGGGCGGAGAAATCCAACCTGGGAGACGAGTAGGAGCCGGACAGGGAGAATTCGCCGTCGATCTTGCCCGTAGCCTCCAGACCTCCCATAGCTCCGAAGAGGACCGAGCCGTCCAGACCGGACAGCGATCCCTTGACCGCCATATCCCCTACCGCCAGGGGGACAGCTCCGGACAGGGAAAGTCTTCCTCCGTAGAGCCCGGCTTCCACCTTATCGATCTTCAGCCTCTCGCCCTCGAGAGATACCTTGGCCTCGAGGTTCATGAAAGGGAACACCTCGACGAAGACTAGTTTGCCGGACCTGAGGTCCATGTTTAAAAGCCCTCCGCTCCCTTTGGATCGATAGGACCAGCTGCCATCCAAGACGCCTTCGGGCATATTCCCTCCGGCGGCGGGAAAAGCCTTTTCCAGAGACGCCCCGGAGATACCTGAAAGCTTTCCGTCGAGACGGATGGACGGTCCCTTTTCGAGGTCCACCGTGCCTTCTCCTGTGACCTTGCCGGAACCTATCGCCGACGAGAGGGAGATGATCCTCAAAAGACCTTTATCGTATCGAAAACTGCCCTCGGTCCGTCCCAGAGAGCCACCGGAAACAGCGAGTTTATCGGAGAAAATCCTTCCCTCCGCCGACGGGGCTCCCATCGGACCGAACACCTTTACCTCAGCCCCAATCTTTCCTTCGACGTTTGAAAGGCGGTTACCCGTCAGAGAAGCCAGCTCCGAGAGATCCACTTTATCGGCCAGAGCCGACAGATCCACCGAGCCACCGCTCAGGTCGACCGCCCCCTCCACCGACAGCTTTCCCCCGGCCAAAGGCGACCGGACCAGAACGTCGAGTCCTCTGTCTTTCTTTATGGACACCTTTCCCGATATATCGGTCAGGCCTCTCCCGTTTTTCAGAGCCCTGACCTTCCGAAAGCTCATCTCGCCCACAGGCGATGCGGCGGGGCCTTTCAGGGCGATGGATAGAAAGCCTACGTCCAGCGAAACCGCCTTATCCTTAAGCTCTTCAGAGAAGGAGGACAAATCGACGTCGGTCGCCACCAGATCGACCTGGATAGGAAGGTCATCCGAGGCCAACCCCACCGAGAGATCTCCCGATAGCGTTCCCTCTCCAAGCTCAATGCGACAGGAGGACAAAGACAGCTCCCCGTCGGAAAAGCCCAGATCTCCCCTAACGTTGGGCAGAGGCAGCTCTCCCAGGCCACCTTCGGAGAAGTGGAGATCGCCGGACAGAACGGGGGACGACAAAGTCCCGAAAAGACGATACCGTAGATTCGCCCTGCCTCTTACGGCGGACTTCTCGAGAGATGGCAGAATCCCTCCTAGACGTTCCATCGAGAGGTCCTCCAGGCTTCCCGAACCGTCCAGCCCGGGAGACAAGCTGCCTGAAAAGGAAATAGACCCTCCCACCCCGCGAATAGATGCGGCCGGAATCCTCACTCCCTCGGACAGATCGAGCTCGAAATCACCGTCCAGAGGCTCCCCGCGCCATGATCCCTGGACATGTCCGCTCCAGGACATTCCGTCGCCGACGGCTCTCAGCTCGGTCAAACTCCATCCCCCACCGTAGAGGGGACCGCAGTCCGACACAGTCACCAGACCTATCTCAAGGGGAACCTCTTCGTCACCACTGTCGGTTTCGGGAACAAGACCGTGAAGCAGCATCTCCTCAACCCTAACGCCCTCCACCTCCAGGGAAGCCAGCCTTACCCTGCCGCTCAGCAGAGACTTGATATCCGGCTTGCCTATGACGGATCGGACCGTCGCAACCGTGACCCCCGATCGGTCCATAAGCCGAAGAGAGGCGATACGGTAGCCGCTGAAGGGATTCCCGTCGATAGACCCTATCGACAGGGAGGCCCCTCCCATCGAGGCGACCCCATCTTGGATTCCCCTATCTATCAGATCGACGATCTTGGCTCCACCCCATCTGAACGCCAATATCGCCAGAAGAATAACCCCTGCCAAAAAGGAGAAATATATCCTTTTTTTCATCTTTCTACCCCCAATTTTTGTGGATATAGTGGATAACCCTGTGGATAACCGGTGAAAACCCCCGTGGATTAGCGTTGGAAAAGATGTTATCCACTATATATGGCGAGAAGGAGAGATCTGGATGGCCGATCCGATCGAGATCTCCGCACCATGGTACCCAGCCATAACCTTTCCTACCACCCTTATCTCCGCCCCTTCAAAGAGGTAATCGGGCAAGACACCTCGAAAGACCTCTTTTCTCACGGTAACGGAGAATCCCCTCTCCGAGGAACATATCCTCCACAGGGAAGGGCCGTCGAAAATTCGAGAAATCCTCATTTTGACACCGACGAAGTGCCCCCTCAAGGAGGTCAGCTCCGATTTTATCTGTCCAGGCGAAAAAGGCCTGGAATCGGCGAGTCCCCAGAACCCGGCACCCTTCGAGCAAGCCTCCGCCAAGGCCAGCTCCACCCTGTCAACATAGGTCAACTCGTCTCCCATCAAAAGAGGTTGAGCCAAACCGAGACGACATAGCTCCTCGGACAGCAGCCGGTCCTCTTTGCCGTCGCTATACCACAGGTGGGCCAAGGTCCTTCCGTAACGGTCCACTCCGGCGGTCTCCAAAACGACTGCCTTTCCTAAAACCATGGACTCGGCGACCTTCATGGCCTCCAGCCCGAACTCTTCTTGCCCTCTGACGGGATGGTGAAGCTCGGGGGTATCCACCAAGAGACAGCGAACCCTCAGCTTTCGGCGCTCGCACATAACGTCGAAGGTATCCCCGTCCAAAACCGATGCGACCTGACCTCGAAGGATCGCACCTTCCGAGGAAAAGGCGGATAATATCAGAAACATAGACAGGACAAGCGACGATCGGCCTCTCAAGGAAGACCACCTCCGGCAAATATAATACATTATGGGAGGGCTGGAGTATATAAGGTCAGTAAAAATCAAGCTCAACGTACCCTTTCAACCTGGATCTACATGGGATAAGCTATCCTTGAAGCCGCTTATCGAGCGAAAAGAAGGGCTACTACCGAAAAAGGAGGACCCGAGATGATCGACAAAGACAGGCTCCTTAAGAGCTTCATCGAGTTGGCCCGCGTTACCGCTCCTTCGGGACGGGAAGGGGCCATGGGAAAGACGCTTATTCGGCGACTTAAAAACCTGGGTTTGGATGTGTCGGTGGACGACAGCGCCGATAAAACCGGAGGCGAACAGGGAAATATAGTGGCACGATTGGATCCCTCGGAGGGAAGGGAAGACTGGATAGCCCTGACGGCCCACATGGATACGGTGCCGCTCTCCCACCCCACCAGGCCTATAGTAAGAAACGGGGTAGTCTACTCCGACGGCACGACCGTCCTTGGAGCGGACGACAGAGCGGGAATAGCTTCAATTCTAGAGGCAATAGAGGTATTAAAAAAAGACGGATCCGACCATCCGGGAATTGAGGTTATCTTTACCGTATCGGAGGAGGTGGGTCTTTTGGGATCCAAGGCGTTGGATCTCTCGAAGCTAAAATCCTCCATGGCCTTCGTCTTCGACAGCTCTACCGAGCCGGGATCGATAATAACCACCGCCCCCTTCGCCACCTCGATAACCTGGACCGTAATAGGACTGGCGGCCCACGCCGGGGTGGCTCCGGAAAAGGGCATCAACGCCATACAGGCGGCATCCAGAGGAATAGCCTCCCTAAGAATCGGTCGTATCGACGAGGAGACCACCGCCAACGTGGGGACGATCAAGGGGGGGCACGCCATCAACGTGGTCTGCGACAGGGTTGAGATCAAAGCGGAGGCCAGGTCCCTCAAGGAGGACAAGCTGAAGAGGCAGGTTCTGGAAATGAGGACGACCATGAAACGGGCGATCGCGGAATACGGGGCAACCCTGGAGGAAAAGGTGGCGGAAAAATACCCGGGATACTTTCTTACGGCCAATGCCCCCGTAGTCGTAAAGGCGGTAGAGGCGGTCAAAGCAGCCCGACTGATACCAAAGATCACCTCTACAGGAGGAGGCAGCGACGCCAACGTGCTCAACTACGGAGGGTTGCCGTCGGTGAACCTCGGCCTGGGATATCAGAGAGCCCACACCAACGAGGAATCGCTGGAGATATCGAAACTGGAGACCATGGCGAAGGTGGCCTTGGAGATAGTCCGATCCTAACCCAGAAGAAGGCTTTTAGCTACTCAAAAGAGTCTCTAAAGAACGACCTTTACTGACCAATGTACATAAAAACCTTGCCCTTCAAGGCTTGGAGCTCTATACTGGTCTGAAGCGATGACGATGTCACATGGAAGGAGGGGTCGCTTTGTCGGCTTTCAATTTCGTAGTAGCCTATCTCATACTGTCGGCCTGCGTGCTCTGGAGGAAAGAGATCCTTCAGAAATACAGGACTATTCGACAGAACGCACATCAGACCTAGAGAAATACCGTACTTCACGAGGGGGCCTCTGAAACGGGAGCCCCCTCCCCTGTTTTTGACCTAGGAGGGTTCGCCGATATGAACCACGTTTTCATGGTATGGGGGGCCGTAGCCTTGGGGGGCTTGATAGGCCATCTCTGCCGGATGCCGTCGGGAATAATGGTCGGAGGTATGATCGCCGGACTGGCGGTCAAGATTGCCTTCGCTCCCGACATGGAAAGCTCCAGATGGCTCAGCGCAATATCCCAGCTTCTAGTGGCCGGAGCCATAGTCTTCAACTCCGACGTAAGCTCGGTCAAGAGCCTTCCGGGAATGATACCTGTGGCCATGGGCTACTCGGTAGTGATGTTGGGGTTCGGCGTATTGGTGGCACTTGTCCTGTCTCGATTTTTCGGCATGGACATTCTGACCTCCCTTTTCGCATCCTCCCCGGGAGGGCTCTCCGGACTTGGACTGGCAGCGACCGAGAGCGAGGCCAACGCTCCGCTTGCCTTGCTCTTTCACGTCAGCAGGATAACGCTGGTACTCATGGTGGTACCTCTGCTGGCCCGCTACCTGAGCAGATAACAGACGAAAGCAGTCTAAGACCTCGTTTGACAGAACGAGGTCTTTTTTGACGTTCAAAAAAACTGTTGATCAGCGCAGCCACGCTGGGGTAGGACGCAAATCCCAGTCAATTGATGCGAAATACCTATACATAATAATCCGAATACCTCTCTAGCCTCCCCCCTCTTTTGGCAATATAATTTTAAAAAGGGTGGATTATGCAAAAACAAGGAGGGGGATCAACATGAACACACTTAAGGGGAGACTAATAGCGGTGTTCGTCCTTACGGGGCTCATAGGCCTTGGAACCCTGGGGATATTGGCCATTCAGAGGTCCGGAACGGCTCTGACCGCCGCAGCGGAAAAAGAGGGAATAGCCCTGACCAGCTCGGTAGGGGAGATGATCGACAGCTACATCAAATCTGAGGTAGCTGCAGTGGATCTGCTGGCATCCAGCGTCAGCATGAGATCCATGAACTGGGAGACCCAGAAAACGTTCATAGAACAAGTCGATATAAACGTAACGGGGATACAGGAAATCTGGGTGGTGGACGAAAAAGGACAGGCCCGTTATCTGGACGGGACCACCCTGGATCTCGAAAACAGAGACTACGTCAAGGAGGCCCTTTCGACCGGCAAGACCACTTTGAGCGATCCCGTAAAGTCTAAGAAAACCGGAGAGATGGTCATAGTTGTGGCCAGTCCCATTTTCGAGGACGGCAAGTCCAGGCCGTCGGCGCTTCTCTGCGGGAGGATACCTCTGAAATCGCTCCAGAAAACGGTCGATAAGTACAGCTGGGGACAAACCGGTTACATCTTCGCCATAGACAGAAAGGGTATCGTGGTTCTCCACCCTAACGAAGAGCACCAGGGAACTTTGAACGCATCGGTCGAGAGCAAAGCCATTCCGGCAGAGCTTGTCGAAATAGTGAAAAAAGGTATGAGAGGAGAAAGTGGCGTAGAAGGCTATCCCTTCGAGGGCAAGGAAAAGCTGGCGGCCTACGCACCTTCTGAGTTCACCGGCTGGCTGATCTTCTCGTCGGCCTATCTGGACGAGTTCACGGCCCCGGTGATTCGAATGAGAAACACCATAGCCCTGATCACATTAGGACTGATCCTGGCGATAGCGGTGGTATCGTTCTTCATAGCAAGATCCATAGCCACCCCTGTGGAAAAGGCCGTACAGGCCATGGGCAAGATAGCGAAGGGCGACCTCGACGTAACGATAGAGGACCGCTCCAGCATAAAGGAACTCAAACAGCTCAGACAGGCTGTGGACGCAATGACGTCCGAGGTATCGTCGGCGCTATCGGTGGTGAACGAGAGCGCAAGAACCGTTCTCGACAGGGCCCAGGACGTCAACGCCGCCGTCGAGGAGGCCAACGCCACCTCCGATCAGATCCTGGAGCAGACCGTCAGAGGCAACGAGATGGCCCAGAACACCGCCTCAGCGGTGGAACAGACCAACGCCAGCATATCGGAGGTAGCGGAGGGAGCCCAGTCGGGAGCCCAGAACGCGGTGGAAGCCGGCGAGGCTGCGGAGAACACCTCCCACGAGGCGGAGAAGGGCACTAAGGCTCTCAACGCAATGGTATCCGTCATAGACGACGTCTCCTCCGCCGGGACCAAGGTCGGGGACGCCATAAAGAGCCTGGACGATTCGGTGGACTCCATCGGCCAGTTCGTGACGACGATCACCACCATAGCGGATCAGACGAACCTTTTGGCCCTCAACGCCGCGATAGAGGCGGCCAGGGCTGGAGAGCACGGCAGAGGATTCGCCGTGGTCGCCGAGGAGGTTAGAAAGCTGGCGGAGGAGAGCAACAAGGCGGCCCAGAACGTGGGCACCCTCATCCAGGAGATAATAAGCAGAACCAAGACGGCCGCTTCGGACCAGGAGAGATCGGCCACCCTGATAGGAGAATTGGTCAAGCGGACCAACGAAACCAAGGAAGTCTTCACCCAGGTGGTCGTGAGGATGAACGGCATAACCGAGAACGTCCAGTCCATAGCGGCGGCGGCGGAGGAACAGTCGGCCAGCACCCAGGAGATGGCCTCCGGAGTGGAGCACATATCGACCAACACGAAAAACATAGCGGAAGCCTTGAAATCCATCACCCACGGCATGGAGGAAGAGAGCCAGGCTCTGGAGATGATGGCTCGTTCGGCGGAGGAACTGGTCTCCCTGAGCGACGACATGGAGAAGGCGGTAGCCCACTTCCGTCTGAGATCCCAGAGAGCTCTGGACGTAAAGTAGTTAAAGCAGCTAAAAAGGCGAAGAGGCCGGATTCCCAGAGGAATCCGGCCTCTTTATTAACCGCCTCACGAAGCTACCACCAAGGTCTAAGTTTGCCGGTTATGCTGTCGACTACGTCTCTGGAACCGTGGATCAATATTCCCATGTAGTCGACGTCCTGTTCGTTCATTTCCTCCAAAGCCGTAGCCAGCTCGTCGTCTCCGGCGGTATCCAGCAATATGGAGGGGCAGTCTATGACGAGAAGCTCCGGAGTCTCCCGGGCCTTGTTCAAAGCCTCCCTGAGCTGGGCAACCTTTGCCTTGAACACCATCAGAGGATAGCGGGGCAAACCGCGATGCCTCACTCCCGATTTATCGGAAAGCCATTCCCTTCCCATGTGCTCCTCTCCGTGGAACCCCATGGAAGTGCCCAGATGAGCGGCAACCGTGAGGGCCACCCCTACCTTCAGCTTGGCGTTCAAGATCAAAACGGACTTTTTCTCTCGGTAATCGTAATCCATGATCTGACGAATCTCCCCCTTCAAAGGCCGCGGCGGTACGAGGACCGCCGTTCCTATCCCCGTCCTTTCGGGGTACCTTATCAGTGTACCAGCTTTTGCCGTTTCTCACAGGAGATATAGGCCTGAAGCCGGGCCAGTTCGTCGAAGTCGGGCTCGGGACCTTCGTAAAATCGATCTGCCGAAGGTGACGTTATCGTCACCCCCGTGCCTTTCTCCACCACTCCCACGGGATAAAGAGGTGCGATGGATTCGAGCTCCGCGCTGGCCCGTTCGACCGCTTCGCCTGGCAGGGTAACCACCAATGCCCCGGAGGAAATCATCCTCATGGGATCGAAGTCGAAGGCCCTGGAGAAACGCTCGACAGCCTCCGATATCGGCAAAGCGTCGCCGTCGATCCTAAAGGACATACCGGCTCCCTGGGCCATCTCGCACATAGCCTCAAGAACGCCCCCTCTGGTGGGATCGTGCATGGCCGTGGCCCCCAAAGAGGCCAGCTTGAGGGCCTCCTCCACGACGGAAAGCCTATCGGCCAGAGATCGGGCCTCGGCGATGTCCCCATCGGAAAGCCCTTTCGAGCGGCACTTCTCTGGGTAATCCCAGGCCAGTATGGCTGTGCCTTCAAGCCCTACCCCGCGGGTGACGCATACGACGTCTCCCTCGGAGGCACCTCCGGTGGACACCATCTGTCCCGGCTCGGCGGAACCGAAGGCGGTCACTGCCGCCAGAGGACGGGAGAGGGCCGAGGTGTAACCGCTATGGCCTCCCACTATGGTGACGGAGATTTCCTGGGCCGCCTTCACCGCGTCCTCCATTATGTCTTTAAGTATATCCTCGTCGCCCTTGTCCGGAACCAGCACCAGCAGCTGGGCCCATCTGGGACGAATGCCTCCGGCGGCGATGTCGTTGCAGGCGACGTGAACCGCCAGACGACCGAGCCCCTCGGAGGCTCCGACGATGGGATCCACGTGGGAGGCCACAAGACCGCTTCCGGTATCGACCAAGGCAATGTCCTCGCCGAAAAGGCTCCCCAACAGAACGGAGGGATCGCCAACCTGTAGAGAGAGAGGTCCGTAGACCGACCTCTCCATGGCAGAGCGTGAAAATTTGGACATCAGTAACTCTCCCTGTCCTTGGCGTTGCGGAGGTTTCTGGCGTAGAAGACGTCGCCTCTCCAGTCGGCCTTGACCACGTCTCCGTCCGCCACCATCCGCTCCACCAGGGCGGGATCGTCGCCTTCCTGCTCGAGGAAACGGGCCACAGCCGCCTCTTTCATAGGGTGAACAGACAGTATGGACAACAGGGCATCTCGAACGTCCCCAGTTCTGGTGAAATCGTCGCCCTCGTAGGCGTTGAGTATCATGGGATTCAAACCGTGTGACTGGAAGGTGGCGGTAGCTACGGCCAGCCTTTCCTCGTCGACGCAGGCTACGTCTGGACATGCGGGAGGACGGGTCGGAGACGAAAGTCGGCACACCGCAGGTGAAACCGACTCCAAAAAGGACGCCAAGGCCTCGAGCTGTTCGTCGCCGTCGTTCCCTCCGGCTATAAGCATGGTCTCGGTCTCCAGATGGCCTTCGTAGGAGGAGGCGAAGTTCCCGACCCCTTTCAATATGGAATCGAAGGAGAGTTTTTTATGGGGCCTGTCGACGAATCTCCAGACGTCTTCGGTAGCTCCGTCCACCTTGAGAGAGACCCAGTCGAACTGCATCAGCGCCTCTTGGACCTCAGGATCGCCTATCAGAGACGCGTTGGATATCACCGCTATAGGAACCCCGAAGGCCTTTATCTTCTCGGCCAGCGTTCCTATTCCCAGGTCCAGAGTAGGTTCGCCGTCGGGGACGAAGGCCAGATAGTCTACCGGATCTCCTGATTTTTTAAGATCCTCCAGCTTGGCCTCCACCTCCGCCGCTATGGCCGAGGGATCGAAAAAGTTCCGACGCTCGACGGACATATTCAAGGTGCTTCCCAACTGACAGTAGCGGCAGGCATAGCTGCATACCTTCGGGGGGATGTGGTTGACCCCCAGGCTGCGCCCCAACCTTCTAGACGGCACGGGACCGAATACGTGCATGAGATGACCTCCTTATATACGTATACATTGAGAATACATCTCACAAAGGGTCGAGGGATATAGCCAAAAAGCGAGAAAAACCCTCTAATCTGGATCGATTAAAAAACTTGGGCTCAAGAT from Dethiosulfovibrio russensis encodes the following:
- a CDS encoding M20/M25/M40 family metallo-hydrolase, which translates into the protein MIDKDRLLKSFIELARVTAPSGREGAMGKTLIRRLKNLGLDVSVDDSADKTGGEQGNIVARLDPSEGREDWIALTAHMDTVPLSHPTRPIVRNGVVYSDGTTVLGADDRAGIASILEAIEVLKKDGSDHPGIEVIFTVSEEVGLLGSKALDLSKLKSSMAFVFDSSTEPGSIITTAPFATSITWTVIGLAAHAGVAPEKGINAIQAASRGIASLRIGRIDEETTANVGTIKGGHAINVVCDRVEIKAEARSLKEDKLKRQVLEMRTTMKRAIAEYGATLEEKVAEKYPGYFLTANAPVVVKAVEAVKAARLIPKITSTGGGSDANVLNYGGLPSVNLGLGYQRAHTNEESLEISKLETMAKVALEIVRS
- a CDS encoding methyl-accepting chemotaxis protein, yielding MNTLKGRLIAVFVLTGLIGLGTLGILAIQRSGTALTAAAEKEGIALTSSVGEMIDSYIKSEVAAVDLLASSVSMRSMNWETQKTFIEQVDINVTGIQEIWVVDEKGQARYLDGTTLDLENRDYVKEALSTGKTTLSDPVKSKKTGEMVIVVASPIFEDGKSRPSALLCGRIPLKSLQKTVDKYSWGQTGYIFAIDRKGIVVLHPNEEHQGTLNASVESKAIPAELVEIVKKGMRGESGVEGYPFEGKEKLAAYAPSEFTGWLIFSSAYLDEFTAPVIRMRNTIALITLGLILAIAVVSFFIARSIATPVEKAVQAMGKIAKGDLDVTIEDRSSIKELKQLRQAVDAMTSEVSSALSVVNESARTVLDRAQDVNAAVEEANATSDQILEQTVRGNEMAQNTASAVEQTNASISEVAEGAQSGAQNAVEAGEAAENTSHEAEKGTKALNAMVSVIDDVSSAGTKVGDAIKSLDDSVDSIGQFVTTITTIADQTNLLALNAAIEAARAGEHGRGFAVVAEEVRKLAEESNKAAQNVGTLIQEIISRTKTAASDQERSATLIGELVKRTNETKEVFTQVVVRMNGITENVQSIAAAAEEQSASTQEMASGVEHISTNTKNIAEALKSITHGMEEESQALEMMARSAEELVSLSDDMEKAVAHFRLRSQRALDVK
- a CDS encoding DUF2000 domain-containing protein; the protein is MKGEIRQIMDYDYREKKSVLILNAKLKVGVALTVAAHLGTSMGFHGEEHMGREWLSDKSGVRHRGLPRYPLMVFKAKVAQLREALNKARETPELLVIDCPSILLDTAGDDELATALEEMNEQDVDYMGILIHGSRDVVDSITGKLRPWW
- a CDS encoding AIR synthase-related protein codes for the protein MSKFSRSAMERSVYGPLSLQVGDPSVLLGSLFGEDIALVDTGSGLVASHVDPIVGASEGLGRLAVHVACNDIAAGGIRPRWAQLLVLVPDKGDEDILKDIMEDAVKAAQEISVTIVGGHSGYTSALSRPLAAVTAFGSAEPGQMVSTGGASEGDVVCVTRGVGLEGTAILAWDYPEKCRSKGLSDGDIAEARSLADRLSVVEEALKLASLGATAMHDPTRGGVLEAMCEMAQGAGMSFRIDGDALPISEAVERFSRAFDFDPMRMISSGALVVTLPGEAVERASAELESIAPLYPVGVVEKGTGVTITSPSADRFYEGPEPDFDELARLQAYISCEKRQKLVH
- a CDS encoding radical SAM protein — translated: MHVFGPVPSRRLGRSLGVNHIPPKVCSYACRYCQLGSTLNMSVERRNFFDPSAIAAEVEAKLEDLKKSGDPVDYLAFVPDGEPTLDLGIGTLAEKIKAFGVPIAVISNASLIGDPEVQEALMQFDWVSLKVDGATEDVWRFVDRPHKKLSFDSILKGVGNFASSYEGHLETETMLIAGGNDGDEQLEALASFLESVSPAVCRLSSPTRPPACPDVACVDEERLAVATATFQSHGLNPMILNAYEGDDFTRTGDVRDALLSILSVHPMKEAAVARFLEQEGDDPALVERMVADGDVVKADWRGDVFYARNLRNAKDRESY